A portion of the Flavobacteriales bacterium genome contains these proteins:
- a CDS encoding geranylgeranylglyceryl/heptaprenylglyceryl phosphate synthase, which produces MRLNETNNILNKISSKKGQIAILIDPEKCTDTTKLSEILKKAIFANVNYLFVGGSTVTREEFINCIDFIKSNSKIPLVIFPGSSHQISGKADALLYLSLISGRNPDFLIGHHVLSASEVYRMDIEVLPTGYILIEGGTNSSVAYVSQTTPIPGDKMSIIINTAKAGILQGKKLLYFDAGSGAISHVPIKVIEEANKLNTPMIVGGGIRTLEQIQQIHAAGANIAVIGNKIEEDINFLLDIKSYIEEVNE; this is translated from the coding sequence ATGAGGTTGAACGAAACAAATAATATATTAAACAAAATATCTTCGAAGAAAGGTCAAATAGCAATTTTGATCGATCCCGAAAAATGTACTGACACCACCAAACTTTCGGAGATCTTGAAAAAGGCAATTTTCGCGAATGTAAATTATCTGTTTGTTGGAGGAAGCACAGTGACGAGAGAAGAATTTATCAATTGTATTGATTTCATTAAATCAAATTCTAAAATTCCATTAGTCATCTTCCCTGGGTCTTCGCATCAAATATCTGGAAAGGCAGATGCCCTACTCTATTTGAGTCTTATTTCAGGTAGGAATCCTGATTTCTTAATTGGACATCATGTTTTATCAGCAAGTGAAGTATATAGAATGGACATCGAAGTGCTGCCTACAGGTTATATTTTAATTGAAGGGGGAACTAATTCTTCAGTCGCTTATGTAAGTCAAACGACCCCAATTCCAGGTGATAAGATGAGTATCATAATTAACACAGCCAAAGCAGGAATACTTCAAGGGAAAAAACTTCTTTATTTTGACGCTGGAAGTGGTGCAATATCTCACGTGCCAATTAAAGTAATTGAGGAAGCGAATAAACTTAATACTCCAATGATCGTTGGTGGCGGAATTCGAACTTTAGAACAAATCCAACAAATTCATGCGGCTGGAGCAAATATTGCTGTCATTGGGAACAAGATAGAAGAGGATATCAATTTTCTATTAGATATAAAATCCTATATTGAAGAAGTAAATGAGTAA